Below is a window of Acidobacteriota bacterium DNA.
GACATACTGGATGCCCACGCGGCCCTGCGGGTTCTGGTACCCCGCGAGCGCCTGCAGCGTGAGGCGGTTCGCAGCGAGCGGCTTGTAGTAGTAGCCGTAGAAGCCCTCGGCCACAAACCCGGGGTTGGTGACGTAGCGCAGCGCGAACCGGACGGCCTTGTACTTGTCGAGCTCCGAGTTGTTGCCGGAATCGTTGGCCACTTGAGCCGTGTACTGGACGGTGTTGTCCTGGTTGAGCGGGCCTGAGAAGCTGACGCCGAAGTCGCGCGTCGAGTCGATCCGGTAGAGGTCACCCGCTGTTTTCTCGATGTGGCGCAGGCCAAAGAACGCGTCGACGAAGTCAAGCGTCGCGGTCGGCTGGATGCCAATCGTCACGTGGTGCTTGCCGCGGTAGGCCCATTTCACCCAGGCGTCCTTGATGTTCGGATTGATCGCGACTGTCGGCGATGTCATCTTCCCGTTGCTGCTCGCCTCGAGCCGAAACCGGGTGGAGATGGCCGGGCTAAACGCGTGGTCGTAGGTGAAGTAGATGCGGCGGAACCAGAAGCCCTGCTGCGTGTTGAACGCCGCCACGTTGTCATTCTTGAAGTAGTAGTAATCGCCGAACATGACCCCGCTGAACTTGTCGGGCGACGGCGCGGGTGGAGGCGGTGGGGGCGGCGGCTCGGGCACCGCTTGGGGAATTCCCTGCGCGACAAGCGAGCTGGCCGCCAGGACGACAACTGCCACGACGAGCAGTGCCAGGATGGCGACGCGGCCGAAACGAAGAAGACCACTCATGCGTTCATGCCTCCATGCAGGTGAGATGTCCCGCGAACGAAAACCAGCACATGCAGGGCATGTTGCCGTCACGTCGCACGGATGTTACGGCAGAGTTAATTCCTGGGGGCGGCGGGCCGGGCGGCCCGCCAGGGTCAGTATCGGATCACCTTCTCCACCTTGTACCGATCCTCCTCCGGCCTCAGCAGGACCAGTTCGGCCGGCTCTCCCTGCGCGACGACGCGCGGGGCGCGCTTCGCCTTCCAGTCGGGCAACGACACGACATCGCCCGTCTTGAGGGCAGGGTCCCACAAGGGTGCCACCACAAGACCCGTCGCATCGATCGACTCGAGGGCGCCCATCGTGTGCAGGTCACCCAGATCCTCGATGCGCGCGGAGAGCCTCGTCACACGCTGGCCGTCCGCCATCCGGACGCCGCGCGTGGCGACAATGCCGACATCCGCCACAAACGGCGCGACGCCCGTTCCGGGTGCCACCGTTGCGTTGCGAATCAACACATAGAAGAGATTCGTCTCGTTGATGGGCAGGGTCTCATAGCGCCGCTTGTCGGCCTGCTCGACACGTTTGGTCGCGAGCGCATCGAGCGCCGTCATGATAGCCACGAAGTTGAGCCGAACCAGGTGCGGATCGGGCTCGGCCGCCGGCCACGCGCCGGTCTCGATCAACACGACGCTCGTCCCCCACTTCGTCAGGTTGTCGCCAAACGCTCTCACCTCAAACTCATCGTCATATCGGGCGACGCGGCCCGGAGCGAGCGGTTCAAGCGCGTCGCGAATCACCGCGCAGATCTTCTTGGTGAGCAGGCGCCCGACTGATTCGGTCCGCGCCTCGTCAAACGCCACCGAGAGCAGTGAAATCGACGCCGGCTGGCCGGTCTTGCCGGCCTCGGTGCGCCAGTTCTGGTTGTGCAGGTTGAAGCCGATTGGGGCCTTCACCCGATCCCGGAGCGCCTTCAGCGCCTGGCCTTCGGGAGTCTGGAGTCGCAGCCCGTCGCGGTTGATGTCGATGCCTTGTGCGTTGCGGCGCTGGAACCGCTCGGCGCCGTCCGGGTTAAGCATCGGCACGACGTGGAGCGTCAGGGCGCTCAGTATTCGGGCGATCGCGGGATCGTCCCGGTGGCGCCGCGTGTATTCGAAGATGTCGAACAGGGCCGCCGTGGCCGTTGGCTCATCGCCGTGCATCTGCGACCAGAGCATCACGTGGAGCGGCCCGGTGCCGAACCAGATGTGATTGATGGAACGTCCCTCAACCGAGCGGCCGATTTCCTCGAGTTGAAACAGGTCCGATCCGATGCGTTGCACGTCGCGGAGCTGGACCTCGACGTCGGCATGACGGATCAGTGGCGGCACCGACCACGAGACGTGTTCCTTGTCCCAGGCATCGACCAACTGCTGTGGCGTGAACGACGGCGGGATGGGTCGTGGCGTTACCTGTGCGTTGGCGTGAGACCAGGCTCCCGCCACCACGATGATCAGGGCACCGGCAGCAA
It encodes the following:
- a CDS encoding M14 family metallopeptidase gives rise to the protein MNRVKLAAGALIIVVAGAWSHANAQVTPRPIPPSFTPQQLVDAWDKEHVSWSVPPLIRHADVEVQLRDVQRIGSDLFQLEEIGRSVEGRSINHIWFGTGPLHVMLWSQMHGDEPTATAALFDIFEYTRRHRDDPAIARILSALTLHVVPMLNPDGAERFQRRNAQGIDINRDGLRLQTPEGQALKALRDRVKAPIGFNLHNQNWRTEAGKTGQPASISLLSVAFDEARTESVGRLLTKKICAVIRDALEPLAPGRVARYDDEFEVRAFGDNLTKWGTSVVLIETGAWPAAEPDPHLVRLNFVAIMTALDALATKRVEQADKRRYETLPINETNLFYVLIRNATVAPGTGVAPFVADVGIVATRGVRMADGQRVTRLSARIEDLGDLHTMGALESIDATGLVVAPLWDPALKTGDVVSLPDWKAKRAPRVVAQGEPAELVLLRPEEDRYKVEKVIRY